In Pseudoalteromonas sp. '520P1 No. 423', the sequence AAGAATTTATAAACCAAGCCGCATTTGAAATTCATCAGCAAAGGGTTAAGCAATCTAAAAGGGGGGAAGTTACAAGTAATGTAGAAAGACATTATCAGGTTTTAGAGGGGAGTTAAGTCGTTTAATCTTTTTAATGGCTCATTTCCGACATTGCGGACATTCAGTTGACTCTAAAAATAGACTAAGATATGGCGATATTCACACCATAGTCTCTTGTTAGCTATACTTTTGCACCAAATGTTCAGTTAAGCTTTTCACTAGCCAAAAGTATAAAAATTCCATTGAGAAAAACAGTAGCCAAATTAATATAAAACCTTGAAATATTGCCCCTTCTTTAAAAGGTGTATTCTCTGGAGCAAATATTGGTATGGCACTAAAACTATAAATCATCGGAGACATAATTGTTAATAACAAAACTAACTGAACAACTATAGCGACAAGACCTTTAACAAGAAACTTAATAAAGGATTGCTTAGGCAAAAGTGGATCAAATAACTTAACCAAAGATGTATGATCTTTTATTAAGCTAAATATCATAATAAACCCAAGCACCATTGCAATAATATGCAATGGCCAGAAATATTTTATTAATTCATCAGTTAACAGTTCAAGATTAACAATTAATCCCATTGTTATAACAACATTAGCATAGTTTTCATTGGATTAGATACTCATAAAGAATTTTTTGAAGTCGCATATGAGTTAGATGGTCGTGATAATCACGTGATACATGATGGTCGCATTTCTAGTGCTAAATCTTCTGTCATAAAAATGGCCCGTGATTTCCAATCCAAATATCCACAAGCGACCCTTCATTTTGTTTACGAGGTCGGTCCTTGTGGATATTGGATTTATCGATTATTGACTAGTCTTGGTCATTGTTGCTATGTCGTCGCACCTTTTCTTTTACCTAAAAAACCAGGTGAAAAAGTTAAAACCGACCGTAAAGATGCTATGAAATTAGCACACTTACTTAAAATGAATGATATTCCAATCATTTACGTACCTGAGGCTGAAGATGAAGCTGTTCGTGATTTATCTCGGGCACGACAAACTGCAACTAATGATTTAAACCATGCTCGCTGCCAATTAAAAGGCTTTTTATTAAGAAATAATATCTGTTATGACGGTACTGCCAATTGATCCCTTAAACATCTACGCTGGTTAAATGAGTTAATCTTACCTCACCCCGCACAGCATATTGTTTTACAAGAGATGCTACATACGATTGATGAACGAATGAAACGCTTAGCTCGCTTAGTTAACGAACTTGAACATCAAGTTAAGCAGTGGCGTTATTACCCTATCGTTAAAGCAATACAAGCTATGCGCGAATCAGGTTCTTAATTGCTGCAAGATTCATTACAGAGGATGAACAGCCCATTGCGGTCCCGCATGATGGCTGGTATGGGGGCTGGAGGTGAGAGACCTCCGGCTACCCGATTATACGGGGATTACCACCGTACCAATATTACTTGCAAAGCCACCAACTTTTACATTGATTAAAGTAGAGTTATCAGATTTAACAGATGCTGTAATTATTGAGGTACAATCCATAACTCTACCTTGCTCAAAAACATAGTCACTTCCCAAGGCTAAATGCTCTGTAAGATAACACGCTAAAGCACCACTAGAGCTACCCGTAGCTGATTCTTCTGAGATACCAAACAAGGGAGCAAAATTACGACAGCTTGCTGTAAGTTTACTTTCAGAACCACAAAGTTCAAAAACATGAAAACCAACAACTTTATGCTTTTCACAAAAGTTAGCGATAAGTTCGTCATCTGGTTTTATTATATCTAAATATCCATAAGGAACAGGAATAATCACATCAGGTAGACCTGTTGAAATAACTTCAATAGGTAATTTAGTGCTTTCTAGTATACTACTTTTAATGCCAATAACATTTGAAATTTCTTGGTATGAAAAACAATCTAATTTTTGAGGTAATTGCTGCTCCATTATTACCTTACCACTTGGTTCGATGGTCACTGTTAACATTCCAACCTTCGTACGTTGAACATAAGAGCCTGCTGTTAGAATGCCCTTTTGGTACAAAGTAGAAAAAGTTGCTAGCGTAGCGTGTCCACAAAAGTCAACTTCGCCTGTTGTTGTAAAGAAAGAAACTTCATAATCAGCTTCATCATCACTGGAAACAAAAGCCGTTTCTGAATACCCTACAGCTTGTGAAATTTTCAATTTTTGAGCATCCGATAGCTTGTCTGAATTCAAAACAACACCTGCAGGATTTCCGCCTTTGCCATTTACTGTAAATGAGCTGACCAAATTAACTTCGATATTCACCAACACCTTTTTCCCCGTATAACATTTGTATAAACGGCACACACACTTATCAGGTTAGACCTCTTAATATAAATTAAAATTTTTAACTAAATAAAGTGTGCTTTCACGCTTTGTAATTTATATGTGCCTGTTATCTAGGAGCATATATCCGTATGCAACTCATTTTACAGCTTTTATTTTTTACCAACAAGACAAAGCGTGCGCTACAAAATATCAAACCGTGCGATGATTCTGATGTTATGAAATAATTTATGGAAAAGCATACAAAAATTAACAATAAACGCTAGTTTAGTGACTGTTCGGTTTCTATTTTTAATCATTGTGGAAAGTAAAAAATCTAATGACCGCAATAGGCTCTTAACTGCTTTTAAAACCCATAATCAAATTTTGTTAAGCCCCTTTACACTCATCAATAGGATTTAAATAAACTTACACATGCCATTACCTAATATGTCATTTGGCCTTTGTATATAACCAAAGCGCTCATAAAAGCCTTCTTTTCCTTTAGCTGAAAGTAAACCTATCGTAGCGCCTTTTTTAGTGGTACTAGATAAGTAACTTTCAATATACTGCATTACTTTATGCCCTAAACCACGTTTTTGATATTCAGGATGAACAACTATATCTTGAACATAAAAATACATAGCGCCATCACCAACAATACGACCCATGGCTATCAGTTGCTTATTAGCTCTTATGGTTACATGAAAAAGACTATTATCTAAACTCATTTGAGCCATATCAAAGTCAATATCTCCCCAACCTATGATATTTCTTAATTTATTAAATTCTTCAACACTTGGCGCATCAAAATAAACCTTATAATTATAGGTATTGTTATCGTCTGTCATAAAACCCTTATATACATTATCATTGTTTTTGTTTTGATTGTTGCTGGCAAGAGTTCAGCTTAGTTTGCTGTGCTCTATCGTTATCAAGCACTTGTTTTAAGTCTTCCATTCTTTGTTTTACGGCTATGCCATAACTTTTATCGTCACCCCATACATCGGCTAAGATCCGCAAAGATTCATTATCATGTTCTGTGAATATTTTGCCGGCTCTAGTTGCATCGGCTTTATCATTACCTAAAACCATTAAGGCTTCTATACCTAAATTCACTGCAGAATCAAAAGTCTCACGTTTAAAGCAAGTTACGCCTAAATGCATGAGTTCATAAGCATGGCGCCTATCAGTAGCACGAGCGAATATTTTAAGTTTTGGATAATGTTTATGAACTAACTCGACAATTTCTAGAGTTTTATCTGGCTCATCTATGGCAATAACAATAATTTTGGCTTCTTTAGCACCAGAGGCTTCAAGTAAATCTTGGCGTGCAGCATCGCCATAAAATACTTTATTATCAAACCGCCTTAATAATTCAACTTGGCTTGGACTATGGTCTAAAATAGATAAATGATAACCTTGCGCTGTTAACAGTCTGCCAACTATCTGGCCAAAACGGCCATAACCTGCAATGATCACATTTTTAGTAGGTTCCATATTTTCTACAGCATCAAATTCAGGTGCCTTATTAGTTGTTCTTGATAAAGATTTTTCATACATCATTAAAATTAAAGGTGCACACAGCATAGATATTGCAACGATTAAGGTTAATAACTTAGTTTGTTCAGGACTTGTAACTAACAATCCACTTGTAAGAGATAAGAGCACAAACGCAAACTCCCCACCTTGTGCTAACGCCAAAGTAAACAATAACTTTTGATCTGATTTCATTTTAAAAATATTAGCAAGTAAGAATAAAACACATGCTTTTATTAAAATCAGTCCACATACAGCTAAAGAAACAAACGCAAATTTATCAAATAATAACGGGAAGTCGATTGATGCGCCTACAGTAATAAAAAATAGTCCGAGTAATAACCCTTTAAAGGGTTCTATATCAACTTCTAGCTCATGCCTAAATTCACTTTCGGCTAATACCACCCCAGCTAAAAAGGTGCCAAGCGCTGGCGATAAACCAATACGTTCCATTATTAAAGCGATTGCAACGACCAAGAATAATGCTGTAATGGTAAAAATTTCTCTTAAGCGGGTTTCTGCAATGTAACGAAATAATGGCGCGGAGATATATTTTCCTGCCAATATAATAGAAGCGATCACCACAAGCGACACTGTGACTTGGCCATATATAGGCAAGTGTGCAATCAAATTATGGCTATCTGTACTACTCTTTGTAATGTCTTTAAAAGCAAGTAAAGGTACAACCGCAAGAATAGGGATCACCGCAATATCTTGAAAAAGTAAAACTGAAAATGAATTTTGTCCGGCATCTTGTTTGATCCAACCTTTTTCAGTCAAGGTCTGTAAAACAATTGCGGTAGAAGATAAGGCAAGCATAAGGCCGATAGCCAGAGATGTTTGCCAAACTAAATCTAATGTATAAAAACAAACAGCAAAAATAATACCTGTTGTCAGCGTTACCTGTAACCCACCTAAACCTAAAATGGAATGCCGTAACTTCCAAAGCCTTGCAGGCTGTAGCTCTAAACCAACTAAAAACAGCATCATAACAACACCAAATTCAGCAAAATGCATTACGCTGGTTTGATCACCCACTAATCCTAAAAGGTTAGGGCTTATTAAAATACCCGCTAATAGATAGCCTAAAACTGAACCTAAACCTAAGCGCTTTGCAACGGGTACCGCAATGATTGCTGCGACTAAATAAATTACCGCCATCTCTAACATAATAAAACATCACCTTTAATGTGTATATTTCGAACTCTTATTACAGCTTAGTGTTTAATTTACTTATTGTTAATCTGTTTTATATTGCTAAGTAAAATAAATCGAGACTGATAAAAAAAGAAAATAACGAGGCCAAAAATAATTTCGCCAACACCTGCTAATTTAGTAATGAGGTAAGAAGTTTCATCAGCAAAACCCATGCTCGCTGTCATGGGTTTTCAAGCGGTGCGATATGAATTAACTTAGGGAAAAGGCCATGATAAATCCAGCTAAAGCTTAATAAAAATCGGCTAATTTGTATTGCAGACACGATAAAGCTCCTTTAAAGCTTAACTATCACAGAAATTTATATCTGAATATTTTATTTATAACGGCTACACGCCCAAATAGATTCTGAAACAAGCTGGCCAATTAAGGCGTTACCGGATTTATTAAAATGTAATCCATCATCAAGTAATAAATTGTCGTAACCTATATCAGTTAACTGCTCATATAAATCATTTATGGTAAAATCATATTCACGAGCCAGCTTACAAGACACTTGATTATATTCAATAACATCAGCTAAATAGCGTTTAGATTCTTTATGTTGATTATGAACATTCTCATTAAATGGCGTGCTTGTTGCCCAAATAACTTTGCAATTTAAGCGAGATAAATAATCGAATATGATTTTTAAGTTAGCTTGATATTGCGTTATTGAAGACACCTTTTGACTTGCACCTTGATTAAATCTGATATCATGCAGACCACAATTGATATGAATAATGTCACAAGGTTCGCAGAGCCACTTTGAAATATGAGTAACAATTTTATTTGATGACTCACAGTTTTCTAATGGAAAATTCACAAACCAATCTATTGGTAAATTTTCAACAGTATAATCTTGTGAGTGCATTCTTATAGAATCACCAATTAATGAAATGTTCATTTGTTCTCTTTGTTTATTTTATGCCATGTAATCAAAAGGCCTGCCACCTAGATAATCAAAACCATATACCCATTCGTATAAAATAAGGTATATTCTTAAACTCTAAATCATTCAGTAACTATTTCATAGATATAAGTTATTAGTGATAAGTTAAAAAGCCTAAGGAAGATAAGCATGGAAGTGATGAGGGAGGCGATAGCGCTTGTATTTTTTATATTTGGTATTACATTAATATATTTAATTTTTGATACGAACCAATGGGAATATGTTCTAGGTGCAATTTTAACTTTTGCGACCGCTTTTTTGATTTGGCCAAGTAAAAAGCGTGGGCAAAGAGAGCAAGAAAGCCAGTTTTTAGATGTACTTGAGTTAATAATAGAGTTTCCCGTTGAGCTTATATTTTGGTTATTCAGAATATTAGGTCGTATATTTAAAGGGAAAGATGGCTCAATCGATATAGACTTAGATATTTAATACTCATTTCAATAAATATTTATCACTAAATATGATTACTTTATTTACCGCCATTACATTGAGGTTTTAGAATCGATTAACATTCGTTTGTTTGATGGTGCAGATACTTGGAAATTTATAAAAGAGTAATCTGTAACCAAATAGTCATCACATAACAAACCAGCACACAAAAAGTAACATCCGCCTCAAAAAAATCATAGAAAACAGCAATAATTATCAATAATTTACATTATTATTAAGACTGTAATAATCAAT encodes:
- a CDS encoding PhzF family phenazine biosynthesis protein, with protein sequence MNIEVNLVSSFTVNGKGGNPAGVVLNSDKLSDAQKLKISQAVGYSETAFVSSDDEADYEVSFFTTTGEVDFCGHATLATFSTLYQKGILTAGSYVQRTKVGMLTVTIEPSGKVIMEQQLPQKLDCFSYQEISNVIGIKSSILESTKLPIEVISTGLPDVIIPVPYGYLDIIKPDDELIANFCEKHKVVGFHVFELCGSESKLTASCRNFAPLFGISEESATGSSSGALACYLTEHLALGSDYVFEQGRVMDCTSIITASVKSDNSTLINVKVGGFASNIGTVVIPV
- a CDS encoding GNAT family N-acetyltransferase, translating into MTDDNNTYNYKVYFDAPSVEEFNKLRNIIGWGDIDFDMAQMSLDNSLFHVTIRANKQLIAMGRIVGDGAMYFYVQDIVVHPEYQKRGLGHKVMQYIESYLSSTTKKGATIGLLSAKGKEGFYERFGYIQRPNDILGNGMCKFI
- a CDS encoding monovalent cation:proton antiporter-2 (CPA2) family protein, whose protein sequence is MLEMAVIYLVAAIIAVPVAKRLGLGSVLGYLLAGILISPNLLGLVGDQTSVMHFAEFGVVMMLFLVGLELQPARLWKLRHSILGLGGLQVTLTTGIIFAVCFYTLDLVWQTSLAIGLMLALSSTAIVLQTLTEKGWIKQDAGQNSFSVLLFQDIAVIPILAVVPLLAFKDITKSSTDSHNLIAHLPIYGQVTVSLVVIASIILAGKYISAPLFRYIAETRLREIFTITALFLVVAIALIMERIGLSPALGTFLAGVVLAESEFRHELEVDIEPFKGLLLGLFFITVGASIDFPLLFDKFAFVSLAVCGLILIKACVLFLLANIFKMKSDQKLLFTLALAQGGEFAFVLLSLTSGLLVTSPEQTKLLTLIVAISMLCAPLILMMYEKSLSRTTNKAPEFDAVENMEPTKNVIIAGYGRFGQIVGRLLTAQGYHLSILDHSPSQVELLRRFDNKVFYGDAARQDLLEASGAKEAKIIVIAIDEPDKTLEIVELVHKHYPKLKIFARATDRRHAYELMHLGVTCFKRETFDSAVNLGIEALMVLGNDKADATRAGKIFTEHDNESLRILADVWGDDKSYGIAVKQRMEDLKQVLDNDRAQQTKLNSCQQQSKQKQ
- a CDS encoding SGNH/GDSL hydrolase family protein, producing MNISLIGDSIRMHSQDYTVENLPIDWFVNFPLENCESSNKIVTHISKWLCEPCDIIHINCGLHDIRFNQGASQKVSSITQYQANLKIIFDYLSRLNCKVIWATSTPFNENVHNQHKESKRYLADVIEYNQVSCKLAREYDFTINDLYEQLTDIGYDNLLLDDGLHFNKSGNALIGQLVSESIWACSRYK